The Carcharodon carcharias isolate sCarCar2 chromosome 15, sCarCar2.pri, whole genome shotgun sequence genome includes a window with the following:
- the cdc42 gene encoding cell division control protein 42 homolog isoform X2 yields MQTIKCVVVGDGAVGKTCLLISYTTNKFPSEYVPTVFDNYAVTVMIGGEPYTLGLFDTAGQEDYDRLRPLSYPQTDVFLVCFSVVSPSSFENVKEKWVPEITHHCPKTPFLLVGTQIDLRDDSSTIEKLAKNKQKPIILDNAEKLAKDLKAVKYVECSALTQRGLKNVFDEAILAALEPPETQRKRKCCIF; encoded by the exons ATGCAGACTATTAAATGTGTTGtagttggtgatggtgctgttgGTAAAACATGTCTCTTAATCTCCTATACAACAAACAAATTTCCATCAGAGTATGTTCCTACG GTATTTGATAACTATGCTGTAACAGTTATGATTGGTGGTGAACCATATACCTTAGGACTGTTTGACACTGCAG GTCAGGAAGACTATGACCGATTACGACCACTGAGCTATCCACAGACTGATGTTTTCCTTGTGTGCTTTTCTGTTGTGTCACCATCTTCATTTGAAAATGTTAAAGAAAAG TGGGTACCTGAGATAACTCACCACTGTCCAAAGACTCCATTCCTGCTTGTTGGGACTCAGATTGATCTAAGGGATGACTCCTCAACCATCGAGAAACTTGCCAAGAACAAACAGAAGCCCATCATCCTGGATAATGCTGAAAAACTGGCCAAGGACCTGAAAGCGGTCAAATATGTGGAGTGTTCCGCTCTGACACAA AGAGGTCTGAAGAATGTTTTTGATGAGGCAATCCTAGCTGCCCTCGAGCCACCGGAAACTCAAAGGAAGCGGAAATGCTGTATATTCTAA
- the cdc42 gene encoding cell division control protein 42 homolog isoform X1, translated as MQTIKCVVVGDGAVGKTCLLISYTTNKFPSEYVPTVFDNYAVTVMIGGEPYTLGLFDTAGQEDYDRLRPLSYPQTDVFLVCFSVVSPSSFENVKEKWVPEITHHCPKTPFLLVGTQIDLRDDSSTIEKLAKNKQKPIILDNAEKLAKDLKAVKYVECSALTQKGLKNVFDEAILAALEPPEPKKKRRPCSLL; from the exons ATGCAGACTATTAAATGTGTTGtagttggtgatggtgctgttgGTAAAACATGTCTCTTAATCTCCTATACAACAAACAAATTTCCATCAGAGTATGTTCCTACG GTATTTGATAACTATGCTGTAACAGTTATGATTGGTGGTGAACCATATACCTTAGGACTGTTTGACACTGCAG GTCAGGAAGACTATGACCGATTACGACCACTGAGCTATCCACAGACTGATGTTTTCCTTGTGTGCTTTTCTGTTGTGTCACCATCTTCATTTGAAAATGTTAAAGAAAAG TGGGTACCTGAGATAACTCACCACTGTCCAAAGACTCCATTCCTGCTTGTTGGGACTCAGATTGATCTAAGGGATGACTCCTCAACCATCGAGAAACTTGCCAAGAACAAACAGAAGCCCATCATCCTGGATAATGCTGAAAAACTGGCCAAGGACCTGAAAGCGGTCAAATATGTGGAGTGTTCCGCTCTGACACAA AAAGGACTAAAGAATGTATTTGACGAAGCGATATTGGCAGCCCTGGAGCCACCAGAACCCAAGAAGAAAAGACGCCCTTGTTCACTGTTATGA